The Rhizobium leguminosarum genome includes a window with the following:
- a CDS encoding TlpA disulfide reductase family protein yields the protein MTSSLNLGSPAPSIKALDWLRGEPLSHFQLGKIYIVDFFSTTCGYCGPELSDLAKLHKKFSDTGVECIGIAASEKAATDDDARAQVDASITKSLPNTNIRMGFDHSGEIDEDWLKASLSFHVPKTFVVDRDGSIAYIGDLVMLEDVLPKVIDGSWRASAEAEKAEKERIAEGETYAAQIVS from the coding sequence GTGACTTCTAGTTTAAATCTTGGCTCTCCAGCCCCTTCGATCAAAGCGCTGGACTGGCTGCGCGGCGAACCGCTTTCCCACTTCCAGCTCGGCAAGATATACATCGTTGACTTCTTTTCGACCACCTGCGGTTATTGCGGGCCGGAGCTATCCGACCTGGCGAAGTTGCACAAGAAGTTCAGTGACACGGGCGTTGAGTGCATCGGGATCGCAGCAAGTGAGAAAGCTGCAACGGATGACGACGCCCGAGCCCAGGTGGACGCGTCCATAACCAAATCGCTCCCGAATACGAACATTCGGATGGGATTCGACCACTCAGGCGAAATCGATGAGGATTGGCTCAAAGCCAGCTTGTCGTTCCACGTTCCAAAGACGTTCGTCGTCGACCGAGACGGTAGCATCGCCTATATCGGTGATCTGGTTATGCTCGAGGACGTTCTGCCAAAAGTGATTGACGGCAGCTGGCGCGCCAGCGCGGAAGCAGAAAAGGCCGAAAAGGAGCGGATTGCTGAAGGCGAGACTTATGCTGCGCAGATAGTTTCATGA
- a CDS encoding ATP-grasp domain-containing protein: MRYVQTARRLGYQPVTLAADPIQYDYLMAEYSKARLVDTEDFDAVRDECLNLAATYDIAGFIGFETRSESVNLTVAKLCRCFDRPGPNPVSVERCSDKFTQRQLLTQDGILVPTFRWAASAPTVDRAAANIGFPVIVKPAVGNGSSGVRLCRDAAELSEHTTYLLGATYPRQTSPTILVEEFVEGPFYDVITMGNAVIAIGSSEFGSLPHFVPRKSMFPAKLTDEEHERITDVSLRCLQALGLGWGLANVKLHWTKRGPVVLEVNPRPPGWSTCRLVELAYGLDIIEQQIRLAIGDQCDLRKSQYRTSVARFFVADLDGTLAHIRGTDLAETVRGIAEARFYVEPGVSLVRRGDYLDIIGHVIAASTDPAEAEAILHRALDLIDWAVAPSPGELGKGDFVEASHGSRS, translated from the coding sequence TTGCGGTACGTTCAAACCGCGCGACGTCTTGGATACCAACCGGTTACTCTGGCGGCTGATCCAATCCAGTATGACTACCTTATGGCGGAATACAGTAAGGCGAGACTGGTCGATACTGAAGATTTCGATGCGGTGAGGGATGAGTGCCTCAATCTGGCTGCGACCTATGATATTGCAGGATTTATCGGTTTTGAGACTCGCAGCGAGTCGGTAAATTTGACGGTCGCAAAGCTATGTCGGTGCTTCGACCGACCGGGCCCGAACCCGGTTTCGGTCGAACGCTGCAGCGACAAATTTACTCAACGTCAGCTCCTGACGCAGGATGGCATACTAGTACCGACTTTTCGATGGGCAGCTAGTGCACCCACTGTGGATAGGGCCGCCGCTAATATCGGATTCCCGGTTATTGTTAAGCCGGCAGTGGGCAACGGAAGCAGCGGTGTCCGATTATGTCGCGATGCCGCTGAGTTATCCGAACACACAACCTATCTGCTGGGAGCCACTTACCCCAGGCAGACTTCGCCGACAATACTTGTCGAAGAGTTCGTAGAAGGCCCTTTTTATGACGTTATAACAATGGGGAACGCGGTCATTGCGATTGGTTCAAGCGAATTTGGCTCCCTGCCTCATTTCGTACCTCGTAAGAGCATGTTTCCAGCCAAGCTAACTGATGAGGAGCACGAGCGTATCACGGATGTATCGTTGAGATGCTTGCAAGCACTCGGCCTCGGCTGGGGGCTAGCAAACGTTAAACTACACTGGACAAAACGAGGCCCGGTCGTGTTGGAAGTCAACCCACGTCCTCCGGGTTGGAGCACTTGTCGGCTGGTTGAGCTGGCCTACGGTCTAGATATCATCGAACAACAGATCAGGCTTGCGATTGGGGATCAGTGCGACCTGCGTAAAAGTCAATACCGCACCTCGGTAGCCCGATTTTTCGTGGCCGATCTGGACGGCACACTTGCGCACATCAGAGGTACCGATCTGGCGGAGACTGTACGAGGTATTGCTGAGGCTAGATTTTATGTCGAGCCTGGAGTCTCTCTTGTTCGAAGAGGTGATTACCTAGACATAATTGGACATGTTATTGCCGCTTCGACCGACCCCGCCGAAGCCGAGGCGATTCTTCACCGCGCTTTGGACCTAATTGACTGGGCAGTCGCGCCATCCCCGGGTGAACTGGGTAAAGGAGACTTCGTGGAGGCCTCGCATGGCAGCCGCAGCTGA
- a CDS encoding peptidase S14: MTVIVYDRKRELMIADSRATSGSHHPIGAKRKINRIAAGPLKGALLGVTTRQPGMGEHFTEWVTAGMSKDAFGTRESEVEAILVKVDRSVFFFNGCFYPSGPLEDDFFTIGSGSEYALGAFRGGADAFEAVKVANLVRSLLRASYCAPATRYARRLSAVDDPACHPTFPKLR; this comes from the coding sequence ATGACCGTCATCGTCTACGACCGCAAGCGCGAGCTTATGATCGCCGACAGCCGCGCCACTTCCGGCAGCCACCATCCGATCGGCGCGAAGAGGAAGATTAACCGGATCGCGGCAGGGCCACTCAAGGGCGCGCTGCTCGGCGTCACCACCAGACAACCCGGTATGGGTGAACATTTCACGGAGTGGGTGACGGCGGGCATGAGCAAGGATGCGTTCGGCACGCGCGAGTCCGAGGTTGAGGCGATCCTGGTAAAGGTCGATCGCTCGGTCTTTTTCTTCAACGGCTGCTTTTATCCATCGGGCCCGCTCGAAGACGACTTCTTCACCATTGGCTCAGGCAGCGAGTACGCGCTGGGCGCCTTCAGGGGCGGCGCTGACGCGTTCGAGGCGGTTAAGGTGGCAAATCTCGTGCGATCTCTTCTGCGGGCCTCCTATTGTGCACCTGCAACTCGATACGCCCGACGCCTATCAGCGGTCGATGATCCTGCGTGTCACCCGACTTTTCCGAAACTTCGGTAG